A portion of the Phyllopteryx taeniolatus isolate TA_2022b chromosome 15, UOR_Ptae_1.2, whole genome shotgun sequence genome contains these proteins:
- the arid6 gene encoding AT-rich interaction domain 6, with protein sequence MEMAHMAKAHLGVPEEHRKELVGMNEETFLKNLYLFMKRRDTPIERIPHLGFKQIDLFVMFKTVRDLGGYHQVTAQQLWKQVYNSLGGNPRSTSAATCTRRHYEKLLLAYECHLKGMPMNVVSPHVAEHYRYHGYGPEDMDSPRQVKRMMMSMPLHHQNHPNVQLGLHRSVFPLPVQPPRYYPSSHTILPPYAPISASMTTSHSPQTAPSPKFTYPPCGPAPTERVRPLEHLRFLAEQYKYSSGLSEPLNLSIKEESQRMDRNPKSSFSPPSVSKNPKFLNTPSSLYTRLYSQAASKNGSKKLDEAAIIRAMSDLAKAREDSVVDLTSSSSPEYDSALTMRTDSHTCITNRSPAEYGIKKEEQEEGPAVTRLNLNHALPCSPPEDDGKMEIEIPLSVFHNWLRMYGPPGTTHDAKQLPRLLQEAAQRSKDTPPGQLSFHPNAHQRRASIEDLRVPGRKVPTPGSTTQTSTMCHIPSQNHFTGYAAQSPSSSAPKPSTGLDASQFSQPEVTSSSGSKPQSYWEATVKDRQPPQSPGPVPHDLLVTTSRQRDGEQSWKAPEMNSSLLMMNSSSAAPMLQLTSEEVMKLKKIISSST encoded by the exons ATGGAAATG GCACATATGGCCAAGGCTCACCTTGGCGTCCCGGAGGAGCACCGCAAGGAGTTGGTGGGCATGAACGAGGAGACCTTTCTGAAGAATCTCTACCTTTTCATGAAGAGGCGAGATACGCCCATCGAGAGAATCCCTCATCTGGGCTTCAAACAAA TTGATCTGTTTGTGATGTTCAAGACGGTCAGAGACTTGGGGGGTTACCATCAG GTGACGGCTCAGCAGCTTTGGAAGCAGGTCTACAACTCGCTGGGAGGAAACCCTCGCAGCACAAGCGCTGCCACCTGCACCCGCCGCCATTACGAGAA GCTGTTGCTGGCGTACGAGTGCCACCTGAAGGGAATGCCGATGAACGTGGTGTCGCCACATGTGGCGGAGCACTACCGCTATCATGGCTACGGCCCGGAGGACATGGACAGTCCTAGACAAGTCAAACGCATGATGATGTCAATGCCGCTGCACCACCAG AACCATCCCAACGTTCAGCTGGGCCTTCATCGCAGCGTATTTCCTCTCCCAGTCCAACCCCCCCGCTACTATCCCTCAAGCCACACCATTCTGCCGCCTTATGCCCCCATTTCCGCTTCCATGACGACGTCACACAGCCCCCAGACAGCTCCCTCACCCAAATTCACCTACCCGCCGTGTGGTCCCGCCCCGACCGAACGTGTGAGGCCTCTGGAGCACTTGCGCTTCCTGGCCGAGCAATACAAGTATTCTTCGGGACTGAGTGAGCCTCTCAACCTGAGCATTAAAGAGGAGAGTCAGAGGATGGACAGGAACCCCAAATCATCATTCTCCCCACCCTCGGTCAGCAAGAACCCAAAGTTTTTGAACACGCCCTCCTCGCTGTACACGCGGCTGTACTCGCAGGCAGCGAGTAAGAACGGAAGTAAGAAGCTGGATGAGGCGGCCATAATCAGAGCGATGTCGGACCTCGCCAAGGCCAGGGAGGACTCCGTGGTTGACCTCACCTCTAGTAGTAGTCCGGAGTATGACTCTGCCTTGACAATGAGGACCGACAGCCATACCTGTATTACCAACCGGAGCCCGGCAGAGTACGGGATTAAGAAAGAAGAGCAAGAGGAGGGTCCAGCAGTGACTAGGCTAAACCTCAACCACGCCCTACCCTGCTCACCTCCTGAAGACGATGGCAAAATGGAGATCGAGATCCCCCTGTCGGTGTTCCACAACTGGCTGCGGATGTACGGCCCGCCGGGTACGACGCACGACGCCAAGCAGCTACCTCGCCTCTTACAGGAGGCGGCGCAAAGGAGCAAGGACACACCCCCGGGACAGTTGTCATTTCACCCGAACGCCCACCAGCGGCGCGCCAGCATCGAAGACCTCAGGGTACCTGGTAGAAAAGTGCCAACCCCAGGGTCCACCACCCAGACGTCCACCATGTGCCACATCCCCAGCCAGAATCATTTCACCGGCTACGCAGCACAATCCCCTTCCAGCAGTGCTCCGAAACCCAGCACCGGTCTGGACGCTTCTCAGTTTTCCCAGCcagaagtgacatcatcaaGCGGCTCCAAGCCTCAGTCTTATTGGGAGGCCACCGTCAAGGACAGGCAGCCGCCCCAGAGCCCCGGCCCGGTTCCGCACGACCTCCTGGTGACAACGAGCCGTCAGCGAGACGGCGAGCAGAGTTGGAAGGCGCCAGAGATGAACTCGTCTTTGCTGATGATGAATTCCAGCTCGGCAGCCCCCATGTTGCAGCTCACCAGCGAGGAGGTGATGAAGCTCAAGAAAATCATCTCCAGCTCTACGTGA